A window from Apostichopus japonicus isolate 1M-3 chromosome 2, ASM3797524v1, whole genome shotgun sequence encodes these proteins:
- the LOC139983655 gene encoding uncharacterized protein isoform X3, with amino-acid sequence MCTFHGWVNNFDGTQDESDDELDEDEFKDNLEEIQKEKMVAVREVTSGMAHLRKELKGTVFCPLTEAARHHSKFSSSPLRFDGIQIKISHDASEMSFKEGSEYYLKEYFPGETTYRIPVGYDKSKKEVKDLKKDLGKRQLSHIPDEDIPDKPTILSDRKGNIANENIASCFEKWGKEKEKRMMIFTDLRFPDQNVHYPAGFVSTNGDFDVLVLCDEFILFCQVKGADESCLIGGKRSTLKKAWEQADKDLLRFGEATRDLSFISNLQMHTAIAMPNLISDSLEVLGVCKYHRRFILCKSDMEPFSRFNAWLSNIINPKNEELTKIATEDYQTLCARFVGLISKVPIPTERQMILDTDEIVNPKYYVNCKRKLYAILTPDQHRLVEADKKLAIIRGEFGTGKSLVLLAKVLRSLEDANNTSQPMIISMASIGNDGHCYHKTKFEAVHHLKEIISLPPEKQDKVVFSFSDLISDYFRSKDLVRDEVRTLVTPELFQGILSSKINTAKHDVHFFFDEVPSSFLEKCESVFGEFVTDFANSYMWLAIAAHSSKPTQSLHLKYEAVIDRLIKKGYDDARLTRSMRIPKNVFNLVRWMQENECPDLDAISCGHVIPGPKPLFFEVPKCICQHSKMKIKFDDILRCQCIEKRFTVTIQNVMTKFDLIGQAKNPPTLSKCTILICTILGSKLAKPLIGLLTKAYALLKIKLNFNFVTLLDEHSDDKGDSPTNTELRVFDQYTFMGCENALIIAIDPYSLFQCGKGNHWPHSMNAFTRTTSQHVHVCWPKDEALRMWRGDLDSHDALTASRKYLTEEEKYARFEFTESGRKSTKDIVEKLVETNLIIKMPVSMDEEKISVLQSGLKAMSFKG; translated from the exons ATGTGTACTTTTCATGGGTGGGTAAACAATTTCGACGGTACACAAG ATGAGAGTGATGATGAGCTCGATGAAGACGAGTTCAAAGATAACTTGGAGGAGATCCAAAAGGAGAAAATG GTTGCTGTAAGAGAAGTTACTTCTGGGATGGCTCATCTAAGAAAGGAACTAAAG GGTACTGTATTCTGTCCGTTGACCGAAGCCGCTCGGCATCATTCGAAGTTTTCTTCGTCGCCTTTGCGTTTTGATGGCATTCAAATAAAGATTAGCCATGATGCCTCTGAAATGTCGTTCAAGGAAGGGTCCGAATATTATTTGAAAGAATATTTTCCAGGTGAAACTACTTATCGCATACCTGTTGGTTATGACAAGAgcaaaaaagaagtaaaagatcTAAAGAAAGATCTTGGAAAACGCCAGCTTTCCCACATCCCTGACGAAGATATTCCCGATAAGCCCACAATTCTATCTGACAGAAAAGGTAACATTGCTAACGAGAACATAGCAAGTTGCTTTGAGAAGTGGggtaaagaaaaagagaagagaatgATGATATTTACGGATTTGAGGTTTCCAGACCAAAATGTTCATTATCCTGCAGGTTTTGTAAGTACGAATGGGGATTTCGACGTTTTGGTCCTCTGCGATGAGTTTATCCTCTTCTGCCAAGTTAAGGGAGCAGATGAAAGTTGCCTGATTGGTGGCAAGAGAAGTACGTTAAAAAAAGCATGGGAGCAAGCTGACAAAGATCTTCTTCGTTTTGGTGAAGCCACAAGAGATTTATCGTTCATTTCCAATCTTCAGATGCACACCGCTATCGCAATGCCTAATTTGATCTCCGACAGTCTGGAGGTCTTGGGTGTTTGCAAGTATCACCGCCGATTCATACTGTGTAAGAGTGATATGGAACCGTTTTCTCGGTTTAATGCTTGGTTATCCAACATTATTAACCCAAAGAACGAAGAACTTACCAAGATTGCGACAGAAGACTATCAAACCCTATGTGCCAGATTCGTCGGTTTAATTTCAAAAGTACCAATACCCACGGAAAGACAGATGATCCTAGATACTGATGAGATTGTTAACCCAAAATACTACGTTAATTGCAAAAGAAAACTCTATGCAATCTTAACACCAGACCAACATCGGCTAGTTGAGGCTGACAAGAAATTAGCGATAATTCGAGGTGAATTTGGAACTGGTAAAAGCCTAGTTTTGTTGGCAAAAGTTTTGAGAAGTTTGGAAGACGCGAACAACACATCTCAACCGATGATAATATCCATGGCCAGCATCGGCAATGATGGACACTGCTATCACAAGACGAAGTTTGAAGCTGTACATCACCTTAAGGAAATAATTAGTTTGCCCCCTGAGAAACAAGACAAAGTTGTGTTTAGTTTCAGCGACCTGATCAGCGATTACTTTCGTTCGAAAGATTTGGTAAGAGATGAAGTGAGAACATTGGTTACTCCTGAGCTATTTCAAGGAATCTTATCGTCAAAGATCAACACAGCAAAACATGACGTTCATTTCTTCTTCGATGAGGTTCCGTCGTCCTTTCTGGAGAAATGCGAGTCTGTATTTGGAGAATTCGTCACAGATTTTGCTAACAGTTATATGTGGTTGGCTATAGCCGCTCATTCGTCAAAACCAACACAATCACTTCATCTGAAGTATGAAGCTGTGATCGATAGGTTGATCAAAAAAGGTTATGATGATGCTCGGCTGACTAGGAGCATGCGTATTCCAAAGAATGTCTTCAACCTTGTACGGTGGATGCAAGAGAACGAATGCCCTGACTTGGATGCCATTTCCTGTGGTCATGTTATTCCTGGTCCGAAACCACTTTTCTTTGAGGTCCCGAAATGCATTTGCCAACATTcgaaaatgaaaattaagtttGACGATATATTAAGGTGTCAATGCATTGAAAAAAGATTTACCGTCACTATTCAAAATGTAATGACGAAATTTGACTTAATCGGTCAAGCTAAAAATCCACCTACTTTATCGAAATGCACTATTCTAATTTGTACAATCTTAGGTTCAAAACTCGCAAAGCCATTAATAGGCTTACTAACAAAGGCATATgcgttgttaaaaataaaactgaacTTCAACTTTGTCACTTTGCTTGACGAGCACTCTGACGACAAAGGGGATAGTCCGACTAATACAGAATTACGGGTGTTCGATCAATATACGTTCATGGGTTGCGAGAATGCTCTCATTATTGCCATTGATCCATACAGCTTGTTTCAATGTGGTAAAGGAAATCATTGGCCACACTCGATGAACGCCTTCACACGTACCACATCGCAGCACGTCCACGTCTGTTGGCCCAAGGATGAAGCGCTTCGAATGTGGCGTGGAGATTTGGACTCCCATGATGCTCTGACGGCAAGTCGCAAATATCtcacagaagaagaaaaatacgCTCGGTTTGAATTTACCGAAAGTGGACGAAAAAGCACAAAGGATATAGTCGAAAAATTGGTCGAAACGAATCTAATCATCAAGATGCCTGTTTCAATGGACGAGGAAAAAATTTCTGTGTTACAGAGTGGTCTTAAAGCAATGAGTTTCAAAGGATGA
- the LOC139983655 gene encoding uncharacterized protein isoform X7, whose protein sequence is MAHLRKELKGTVFCPLTEAARHHSKFSSSPLRFDGIQIKISHDASEMSFKEGSEYYLKEYFPGETTYRIPVGYDKSKKEVKDLKKDLGKRQLSHIPDEDIPDKPTILSDRKGNIANENIASCFEKWGKEKEKRMMIFTDLRFPDQNVHYPAGFVSTNGDFDVLVLCDEFILFCQVKGADESCLIGGKRSTLKKAWEQADKDLLRFGEATRDLSFISNLQMHTAIAMPNLISDSLEVLGVCKYHRRFILCKSDMEPFSRFNAWLSNIINPKNEELTKIATEDYQTLCARFVGLISKVPIPTERQMILDTDEIVNPKYYVNCKRKLYAILTPDQHRLVEADKKLAIIRGEFGTGKSLVLLAKVLRSLEDANNTSQPMIISMASIGNDGHCYHKTKFEAVHHLKEIISLPPEKQDKVVFSFSDLISDYFRSKDLVRDEVRTLVTPELFQGILSSKINTAKHDVHFFFDEVPSSFLEKCESVFGEFVTDFANSYMWLAIAAHSSKPTQSLHLKYEAVIDRLIKKGYDDARLTRSMRIPKNVFNLVRWMQENECPDLDAISCGHVIPGPKPLFFEVPKCICQHSKMKIKFDDILRCQCIEKRFTVTIQNVMTKFDLIGQAKNPPTLSKCTILICTILGSKLAKPLIGLLTKAYALLKIKLNFNFVTLLDEHSDDKGDSPTNTELRVFDQYTFMGCENALIIAIDPYSLFQCGKGNHWPHSMNAFTRTTSQHVHVCWPKDEALRMWRGDLDSHDALTASRKYLTEEEKYARFEFTESGRKSTKDIVEKLVETNLIIKMPVSMDEEKISVLQSGLKAMSFKG, encoded by the exons ATGGCTCATCTAAGAAAGGAACTAAAG GGTACTGTATTCTGTCCGTTGACCGAAGCCGCTCGGCATCATTCGAAGTTTTCTTCGTCGCCTTTGCGTTTTGATGGCATTCAAATAAAGATTAGCCATGATGCCTCTGAAATGTCGTTCAAGGAAGGGTCCGAATATTATTTGAAAGAATATTTTCCAGGTGAAACTACTTATCGCATACCTGTTGGTTATGACAAGAgcaaaaaagaagtaaaagatcTAAAGAAAGATCTTGGAAAACGCCAGCTTTCCCACATCCCTGACGAAGATATTCCCGATAAGCCCACAATTCTATCTGACAGAAAAGGTAACATTGCTAACGAGAACATAGCAAGTTGCTTTGAGAAGTGGggtaaagaaaaagagaagagaatgATGATATTTACGGATTTGAGGTTTCCAGACCAAAATGTTCATTATCCTGCAGGTTTTGTAAGTACGAATGGGGATTTCGACGTTTTGGTCCTCTGCGATGAGTTTATCCTCTTCTGCCAAGTTAAGGGAGCAGATGAAAGTTGCCTGATTGGTGGCAAGAGAAGTACGTTAAAAAAAGCATGGGAGCAAGCTGACAAAGATCTTCTTCGTTTTGGTGAAGCCACAAGAGATTTATCGTTCATTTCCAATCTTCAGATGCACACCGCTATCGCAATGCCTAATTTGATCTCCGACAGTCTGGAGGTCTTGGGTGTTTGCAAGTATCACCGCCGATTCATACTGTGTAAGAGTGATATGGAACCGTTTTCTCGGTTTAATGCTTGGTTATCCAACATTATTAACCCAAAGAACGAAGAACTTACCAAGATTGCGACAGAAGACTATCAAACCCTATGTGCCAGATTCGTCGGTTTAATTTCAAAAGTACCAATACCCACGGAAAGACAGATGATCCTAGATACTGATGAGATTGTTAACCCAAAATACTACGTTAATTGCAAAAGAAAACTCTATGCAATCTTAACACCAGACCAACATCGGCTAGTTGAGGCTGACAAGAAATTAGCGATAATTCGAGGTGAATTTGGAACTGGTAAAAGCCTAGTTTTGTTGGCAAAAGTTTTGAGAAGTTTGGAAGACGCGAACAACACATCTCAACCGATGATAATATCCATGGCCAGCATCGGCAATGATGGACACTGCTATCACAAGACGAAGTTTGAAGCTGTACATCACCTTAAGGAAATAATTAGTTTGCCCCCTGAGAAACAAGACAAAGTTGTGTTTAGTTTCAGCGACCTGATCAGCGATTACTTTCGTTCGAAAGATTTGGTAAGAGATGAAGTGAGAACATTGGTTACTCCTGAGCTATTTCAAGGAATCTTATCGTCAAAGATCAACACAGCAAAACATGACGTTCATTTCTTCTTCGATGAGGTTCCGTCGTCCTTTCTGGAGAAATGCGAGTCTGTATTTGGAGAATTCGTCACAGATTTTGCTAACAGTTATATGTGGTTGGCTATAGCCGCTCATTCGTCAAAACCAACACAATCACTTCATCTGAAGTATGAAGCTGTGATCGATAGGTTGATCAAAAAAGGTTATGATGATGCTCGGCTGACTAGGAGCATGCGTATTCCAAAGAATGTCTTCAACCTTGTACGGTGGATGCAAGAGAACGAATGCCCTGACTTGGATGCCATTTCCTGTGGTCATGTTATTCCTGGTCCGAAACCACTTTTCTTTGAGGTCCCGAAATGCATTTGCCAACATTcgaaaatgaaaattaagtttGACGATATATTAAGGTGTCAATGCATTGAAAAAAGATTTACCGTCACTATTCAAAATGTAATGACGAAATTTGACTTAATCGGTCAAGCTAAAAATCCACCTACTTTATCGAAATGCACTATTCTAATTTGTACAATCTTAGGTTCAAAACTCGCAAAGCCATTAATAGGCTTACTAACAAAGGCATATgcgttgttaaaaataaaactgaacTTCAACTTTGTCACTTTGCTTGACGAGCACTCTGACGACAAAGGGGATAGTCCGACTAATACAGAATTACGGGTGTTCGATCAATATACGTTCATGGGTTGCGAGAATGCTCTCATTATTGCCATTGATCCATACAGCTTGTTTCAATGTGGTAAAGGAAATCATTGGCCACACTCGATGAACGCCTTCACACGTACCACATCGCAGCACGTCCACGTCTGTTGGCCCAAGGATGAAGCGCTTCGAATGTGGCGTGGAGATTTGGACTCCCATGATGCTCTGACGGCAAGTCGCAAATATCtcacagaagaagaaaaatacgCTCGGTTTGAATTTACCGAAAGTGGACGAAAAAGCACAAAGGATATAGTCGAAAAATTGGTCGAAACGAATCTAATCATCAAGATGCCTGTTTCAATGGACGAGGAAAAAATTTCTGTGTTACAGAGTGGTCTTAAAGCAATGAGTTTCAAAGGATGA
- the LOC139983655 gene encoding uncharacterized protein isoform X6: protein MVAVREVTSGMAHLRKELKGTVFCPLTEAARHHSKFSSSPLRFDGIQIKISHDASEMSFKEGSEYYLKEYFPGETTYRIPVGYDKSKKEVKDLKKDLGKRQLSHIPDEDIPDKPTILSDRKGNIANENIASCFEKWGKEKEKRMMIFTDLRFPDQNVHYPAGFVSTNGDFDVLVLCDEFILFCQVKGADESCLIGGKRSTLKKAWEQADKDLLRFGEATRDLSFISNLQMHTAIAMPNLISDSLEVLGVCKYHRRFILCKSDMEPFSRFNAWLSNIINPKNEELTKIATEDYQTLCARFVGLISKVPIPTERQMILDTDEIVNPKYYVNCKRKLYAILTPDQHRLVEADKKLAIIRGEFGTGKSLVLLAKVLRSLEDANNTSQPMIISMASIGNDGHCYHKTKFEAVHHLKEIISLPPEKQDKVVFSFSDLISDYFRSKDLVRDEVRTLVTPELFQGILSSKINTAKHDVHFFFDEVPSSFLEKCESVFGEFVTDFANSYMWLAIAAHSSKPTQSLHLKYEAVIDRLIKKGYDDARLTRSMRIPKNVFNLVRWMQENECPDLDAISCGHVIPGPKPLFFEVPKCICQHSKMKIKFDDILRCQCIEKRFTVTIQNVMTKFDLIGQAKNPPTLSKCTILICTILGSKLAKPLIGLLTKAYALLKIKLNFNFVTLLDEHSDDKGDSPTNTELRVFDQYTFMGCENALIIAIDPYSLFQCGKGNHWPHSMNAFTRTTSQHVHVCWPKDEALRMWRGDLDSHDALTASRKYLTEEEKYARFEFTESGRKSTKDIVEKLVETNLIIKMPVSMDEEKISVLQSGLKAMSFKG, encoded by the exons ATG GTTGCTGTAAGAGAAGTTACTTCTGGGATGGCTCATCTAAGAAAGGAACTAAAG GGTACTGTATTCTGTCCGTTGACCGAAGCCGCTCGGCATCATTCGAAGTTTTCTTCGTCGCCTTTGCGTTTTGATGGCATTCAAATAAAGATTAGCCATGATGCCTCTGAAATGTCGTTCAAGGAAGGGTCCGAATATTATTTGAAAGAATATTTTCCAGGTGAAACTACTTATCGCATACCTGTTGGTTATGACAAGAgcaaaaaagaagtaaaagatcTAAAGAAAGATCTTGGAAAACGCCAGCTTTCCCACATCCCTGACGAAGATATTCCCGATAAGCCCACAATTCTATCTGACAGAAAAGGTAACATTGCTAACGAGAACATAGCAAGTTGCTTTGAGAAGTGGggtaaagaaaaagagaagagaatgATGATATTTACGGATTTGAGGTTTCCAGACCAAAATGTTCATTATCCTGCAGGTTTTGTAAGTACGAATGGGGATTTCGACGTTTTGGTCCTCTGCGATGAGTTTATCCTCTTCTGCCAAGTTAAGGGAGCAGATGAAAGTTGCCTGATTGGTGGCAAGAGAAGTACGTTAAAAAAAGCATGGGAGCAAGCTGACAAAGATCTTCTTCGTTTTGGTGAAGCCACAAGAGATTTATCGTTCATTTCCAATCTTCAGATGCACACCGCTATCGCAATGCCTAATTTGATCTCCGACAGTCTGGAGGTCTTGGGTGTTTGCAAGTATCACCGCCGATTCATACTGTGTAAGAGTGATATGGAACCGTTTTCTCGGTTTAATGCTTGGTTATCCAACATTATTAACCCAAAGAACGAAGAACTTACCAAGATTGCGACAGAAGACTATCAAACCCTATGTGCCAGATTCGTCGGTTTAATTTCAAAAGTACCAATACCCACGGAAAGACAGATGATCCTAGATACTGATGAGATTGTTAACCCAAAATACTACGTTAATTGCAAAAGAAAACTCTATGCAATCTTAACACCAGACCAACATCGGCTAGTTGAGGCTGACAAGAAATTAGCGATAATTCGAGGTGAATTTGGAACTGGTAAAAGCCTAGTTTTGTTGGCAAAAGTTTTGAGAAGTTTGGAAGACGCGAACAACACATCTCAACCGATGATAATATCCATGGCCAGCATCGGCAATGATGGACACTGCTATCACAAGACGAAGTTTGAAGCTGTACATCACCTTAAGGAAATAATTAGTTTGCCCCCTGAGAAACAAGACAAAGTTGTGTTTAGTTTCAGCGACCTGATCAGCGATTACTTTCGTTCGAAAGATTTGGTAAGAGATGAAGTGAGAACATTGGTTACTCCTGAGCTATTTCAAGGAATCTTATCGTCAAAGATCAACACAGCAAAACATGACGTTCATTTCTTCTTCGATGAGGTTCCGTCGTCCTTTCTGGAGAAATGCGAGTCTGTATTTGGAGAATTCGTCACAGATTTTGCTAACAGTTATATGTGGTTGGCTATAGCCGCTCATTCGTCAAAACCAACACAATCACTTCATCTGAAGTATGAAGCTGTGATCGATAGGTTGATCAAAAAAGGTTATGATGATGCTCGGCTGACTAGGAGCATGCGTATTCCAAAGAATGTCTTCAACCTTGTACGGTGGATGCAAGAGAACGAATGCCCTGACTTGGATGCCATTTCCTGTGGTCATGTTATTCCTGGTCCGAAACCACTTTTCTTTGAGGTCCCGAAATGCATTTGCCAACATTcgaaaatgaaaattaagtttGACGATATATTAAGGTGTCAATGCATTGAAAAAAGATTTACCGTCACTATTCAAAATGTAATGACGAAATTTGACTTAATCGGTCAAGCTAAAAATCCACCTACTTTATCGAAATGCACTATTCTAATTTGTACAATCTTAGGTTCAAAACTCGCAAAGCCATTAATAGGCTTACTAACAAAGGCATATgcgttgttaaaaataaaactgaacTTCAACTTTGTCACTTTGCTTGACGAGCACTCTGACGACAAAGGGGATAGTCCGACTAATACAGAATTACGGGTGTTCGATCAATATACGTTCATGGGTTGCGAGAATGCTCTCATTATTGCCATTGATCCATACAGCTTGTTTCAATGTGGTAAAGGAAATCATTGGCCACACTCGATGAACGCCTTCACACGTACCACATCGCAGCACGTCCACGTCTGTTGGCCCAAGGATGAAGCGCTTCGAATGTGGCGTGGAGATTTGGACTCCCATGATGCTCTGACGGCAAGTCGCAAATATCtcacagaagaagaaaaatacgCTCGGTTTGAATTTACCGAAAGTGGACGAAAAAGCACAAAGGATATAGTCGAAAAATTGGTCGAAACGAATCTAATCATCAAGATGCCTGTTTCAATGGACGAGGAAAAAATTTCTGTGTTACAGAGTGGTCTTAAAGCAATGAGTTTCAAAGGATGA